In one Bordetella pertussis 18323 genomic region, the following are encoded:
- a CDS encoding IS481-like element IS481 family transposase — protein MNTHKHARLTFLRRLEMVQQLIAHQVCVPEAARAYGVTAPTVRKWLGRFLAQGQAGLADASSRPTVSPRAIAPAKALAIVELRRKRLTQARIAQALGVSASTVSRVLARAGLSHLADLEPAEPVVRYEHQAPGDLLHIDIKKLGRIQRPGHRVTGNRRDTVEGAGWDFVFVAIDDHARVAFTDIHPDERFPSAVQFLKDAVAYYQRLGVTIQRLLTDNGSAFRSRAFAALCHELGIKHRFTRPYRPQTNGKAERFIQSALREWAYAHTYQNSQHRADAMKSWLHHYNWHRPHQGIGRAVPISRLNLDEYNLLTVHT, from the coding sequence ATGAACACCCATAAGCATGCCCGATTGACCTTCCTACGTCGACTCGAAATGGTCCAGCAATTGATCGCCCATCAAGTTTGTGTGCCTGAAGCGGCCCGCGCCTATGGGGTCACCGCGCCGACTGTGCGCAAATGGCTGGGCCGCTTCCTGGCTCAGGGCCAGGCGGGCTTGGCCGATGCGTCCTCGCGCCCGACGGTCTCGCCCCGAGCGATTGCGCCGGCCAAGGCGCTGGCTATCGTGGAGCTGCGCCGCAAGCGGCTGACCCAAGCGCGCATCGCCCAGGCGCTGGGCGTGTCAGCCAGCACCGTCAGCCGCGTCCTGGCCCGCGCCGGTCTGTCGCACCTGGCCGACCTGGAGCCGGCCGAGCCGGTGGTGCGCTACGAGCATCAGGCCCCCGGCGATCTGCTGCACATCGACATCAAGAAGCTGGGACGTATCCAGCGCCCTGGCCACCGGGTCACGGGCAACCGACGCGATACCGTTGAGGGGGCCGGCTGGGACTTCGTCTTCGTGGCCATCGATGACCACGCCCGCGTGGCCTTCACCGACATCCACCCCGACGAGCGCTTCCCCAGCGCCGTCCAGTTCCTCAAGGACGCAGTGGCCTACTACCAGCGCCTGGGCGTGACCATCCAGCGCTTGCTCACCGACAATGGCTCGGCCTTTCGCAGCCGCGCCTTCGCCGCGCTGTGCCATGAGCTGGGCATCAAGCACCGCTTTACCCGACCTTACCGCCCACAGACCAATGGCAAGGCCGAACGCTTCATCCAGTCGGCCTTGCGTGAGTGGGCTTACGCTCACACCTACCAGAACTCCCAACACCGAGCCGATGCCATGAAATCCTGGCTACACCACTACAACTGGCATCGACCCCACCAAGGCATCGGGCGCGCTGTACCCATCTCCAGACTCAACCTGGACGAATACAACCTATTGACAGTTCACACCTAG
- the bspR gene encoding type III secretion system regulator BspR — MPSGLSCRHGTEEPKASHSAYSMFPLRRTRYTQGFETTAHRMNFQIPPALPALELDVFARAASQGETLYVTKAGEQFQVIASGTTPSGRNVSWVATDEDTLVMFSSALALAYGTGIARAVAKELDLHAVPTTSLSARVVTRAVDMAETSRHALQGVDFLTFLSWSARADAAGFRQVCHDTGVSPDQISGTLRATIDESMQQRFASAAQSGKAPVSAHTAQEWLREVLAHHLV, encoded by the coding sequence ATGCCGTCGGGTTTGTCATGCCGGCATGGAACCGAAGAGCCGAAAGCGTCACACAGTGCATATTCCATGTTCCCGCTCCGTAGAACGCGATACACCCAAGGATTCGAGACAACGGCCCACCGCATGAACTTCCAGATCCCACCCGCTTTACCTGCTTTGGAGCTTGATGTCTTTGCGCGCGCCGCCAGCCAAGGAGAGACCCTATATGTCACCAAAGCAGGCGAGCAGTTCCAGGTCATCGCATCCGGCACGACGCCGTCAGGGCGCAACGTATCCTGGGTCGCCACCGACGAGGACACGCTTGTCATGTTTTCCAGCGCGCTGGCGCTGGCCTACGGCACGGGAATCGCCCGCGCCGTCGCCAAGGAGCTCGATCTGCACGCGGTCCCGACGACATCGCTGTCGGCGCGCGTCGTCACGCGAGCGGTCGACATGGCGGAAACCTCACGCCACGCCCTGCAGGGCGTGGATTTCCTTACCTTCCTGTCCTGGTCGGCCCGCGCCGACGCCGCCGGCTTCCGACAGGTCTGTCACGACACCGGTGTCTCTCCCGATCAGATATCCGGAACGTTGCGCGCCACGATCGACGAAAGCATGCAGCAGCGCTTCGCATCCGCCGCACAATCAGGTAAGGCGCCGGTATCCGCCCATACGGCGCAAGAATGGTTGCGCGAGGTCCTTGCGCACCACCTGGTGTAG
- a CDS encoding SpoIIE family protein phosphatase, with product MFMRRTPRLELPLSLRGKFLLLIASTLLLVGIVVMLVTQRDVTNNIIKNELHAVSNIMDLVVRDTDTRWSTLLDDKIRTIRESRRQLIQLSAVVTSVLNAYAAQAERGHVTTGAAKGMARVWLNHLDLGPRRVAFAYDAEGTVLASTNPRMIDRDLSGIRDFKGRPLAAAMYEESRNDGRGFAIYPSPLDESAQMRHAYFVYFPAWKWVLAISDSSQAIIDKVAAQKANMIAAIDRNLSELRLSRHGFVFVVADDGTVIVPPPPSAARLLDSTDVESGRVLHSMLAEISSTRGLTLRFTNGESAWQIDALRYKPLHWTIIGVVPEPDLTDPAQNLVRRQALIFAATLLAGLMLAWVVAVRIARPLAQLSNYARQLPTQDLTEPIRVPPSVACLPRRRRDEVGQLAESFLFMNEQLHHNVRALMAQISNRERLESELSIARSIQLGLLPQPLPDAATRGSQLRAVMYPAREVGGDFYDYFVLADGRLCFAIGDVSGKGVPAALFMAIVRTLIRSVAEEEHDPGAIATKVNHRLAENNPKLMFVTLLIGVFTPETGALAWVNAGHPPPLLIDERGEVRLLQGSSGAACGVLDNEAYSTLSTTLPNGTSLVAFTDGVTEAIHGGCAQYGLPRLVALMQGAPHAAAELIEHILHDLREFAADSEQSDDLTIIAIHRP from the coding sequence ATGTTCATGCGCCGTACTCCCCGGCTAGAGTTGCCGCTTTCATTGCGTGGGAAGTTCCTCCTGCTCATTGCATCCACGCTGCTACTCGTAGGCATCGTCGTGATGCTCGTGACCCAGCGCGATGTCACGAACAACATCATCAAGAACGAACTGCATGCCGTCAGTAACATCATGGACTTGGTAGTTCGTGACACCGACACGCGCTGGTCCACGCTGCTCGACGACAAGATCCGCACCATCCGGGAAAGCCGCAGGCAACTGATCCAACTCAGCGCGGTCGTGACATCGGTGCTGAACGCCTATGCCGCGCAGGCCGAGCGCGGACACGTCACTACCGGCGCCGCCAAGGGCATGGCGCGTGTCTGGCTGAACCATCTCGACCTGGGACCGCGCCGCGTCGCCTTCGCCTATGACGCGGAAGGCACCGTGCTGGCCAGCACCAACCCCCGGATGATCGACCGGGACCTCTCCGGGATCCGCGACTTCAAGGGCCGGCCGCTCGCCGCCGCCATGTACGAGGAAAGCCGCAACGACGGTCGCGGCTTCGCCATCTACCCGTCTCCCCTGGACGAGTCCGCCCAGATGCGACACGCCTATTTCGTGTACTTCCCCGCGTGGAAGTGGGTTCTCGCCATCTCCGATAGCTCACAAGCCATCATCGACAAGGTTGCCGCCCAGAAAGCCAACATGATTGCCGCGATAGACCGGAACCTGTCGGAGCTGCGGCTCAGCCGCCATGGTTTCGTGTTCGTGGTTGCGGACGATGGCACGGTGATCGTGCCGCCACCCCCATCGGCCGCCCGGCTGCTGGACTCGACAGACGTCGAATCGGGACGGGTATTGCATTCGATGCTTGCCGAAATCTCGTCTACCCGCGGCCTGACGTTGCGCTTTACCAACGGCGAAAGCGCCTGGCAGATCGACGCCCTGCGATACAAGCCGCTGCATTGGACCATCATCGGTGTCGTTCCCGAGCCGGACCTGACCGACCCGGCACAGAATCTGGTGCGCCGGCAGGCACTGATCTTCGCCGCCACCTTGCTGGCCGGGCTGATGCTGGCATGGGTGGTGGCGGTGCGCATCGCCCGGCCGTTGGCGCAACTGAGCAACTACGCTCGCCAGCTTCCCACCCAGGACCTCACCGAGCCGATCCGGGTTCCGCCGTCGGTGGCATGCCTGCCGCGCCGGCGGCGCGACGAAGTCGGACAGCTCGCCGAATCGTTCCTGTTCATGAACGAACAGCTGCACCACAATGTGCGGGCCCTGATGGCGCAGATATCGAACCGCGAACGCCTCGAAAGCGAATTGAGCATCGCCCGCTCCATCCAACTTGGCCTGCTTCCCCAGCCGTTGCCCGATGCGGCCACGCGCGGCAGCCAGTTGCGTGCCGTCATGTACCCGGCCCGGGAGGTCGGTGGGGATTTCTACGACTACTTCGTGCTGGCAGACGGGCGTCTGTGCTTTGCCATCGGCGACGTATCCGGAAAAGGCGTGCCCGCGGCCCTGTTCATGGCCATCGTCAGGACCTTGATACGCAGCGTGGCGGAAGAAGAGCACGACCCGGGCGCCATCGCCACCAAGGTGAACCACCGTCTGGCCGAGAACAACCCCAAGCTGATGTTTGTCACCTTGCTGATAGGCGTCTTCACCCCGGAAACAGGCGCCCTGGCCTGGGTCAACGCCGGCCACCCGCCGCCGCTGCTCATCGACGAACGTGGCGAGGTCCGCCTGCTTCAAGGAAGCAGCGGCGCGGCCTGCGGCGTGCTGGACAACGAGGCGTATTCCACCCTGAGCACCACCTTGCCGAACGGCACCTCGCTGGTCGCGTTTACCGACGGCGTCACCGAAGCCATCCACGGCGGCTGCGCCCAGTATGGTCTGCCGCGGCTGGTCGCCCTGATGCAGGGCGCGCCGCACGCAGCGGCCGAACTCATCGAGCACATTCTGCACGACCTACGCGAATTCGCCGCCGATTCCGAACAATCCGACGATCTCACCATCATCGCCATTCATCGCCCATGA
- a CDS encoding ABC transporter substrate-binding protein — protein MTLRPGILAPLALLLGLAWPIAAASSPPPVAALSSGVALTSPRLPPPSHTSGRKWRIGYVGSGEYEEYPRTLYAIARALQQLGWLRIDDMPEITDMRKAWLYLATHARSNYIEFVPDAWWQPGNFDTALRPAVREAVAARLRGAKDIDLIIAMGTWAGQDMVELGTPVPTVVVSSTDPISARIIPSAADSGQDNLHARVQPDHYQRQIQLLHDIVPFKTLGLVYEDTEAGRTYAAIDKVAALMPALDFSVKRCDARATGIPIATATQNVLACYQKLSSEVDAFYVTEHRGITSTSVKQLAALLRAARVPSFSMQGSDEVKAGLLMSLAKADYSSVGMFHAQTIARIFNGEKPRSISQVWNAPAKIAINLETARRIGFDPPVDILLAADEVYEAEH, from the coding sequence ATGACCCTTCGCCCCGGAATACTCGCCCCGCTCGCCCTGCTTCTTGGCCTCGCGTGGCCCATCGCGGCGGCATCCAGCCCTCCTCCTGTCGCGGCCCTGAGCTCCGGCGTCGCCCTTACCTCGCCCCGCCTTCCGCCTCCCTCCCATACATCCGGCCGGAAATGGCGCATCGGTTATGTGGGTAGCGGCGAGTACGAGGAGTATCCGCGCACGCTCTACGCGATCGCGCGCGCATTGCAACAACTCGGATGGCTGCGTATCGACGACATGCCCGAGATAACCGATATGCGAAAGGCCTGGCTTTACCTGGCCACGCATGCCCGCAGCAACTACATCGAGTTCGTGCCCGATGCGTGGTGGCAGCCCGGCAACTTCGACACCGCCTTGCGGCCTGCCGTGCGCGAAGCCGTTGCGGCACGCCTGCGTGGCGCCAAGGACATCGACCTGATCATCGCCATGGGTACCTGGGCTGGACAGGACATGGTCGAACTGGGCACGCCGGTACCCACCGTGGTCGTCTCGTCGACCGACCCGATAAGCGCCCGGATCATACCCAGTGCGGCCGACAGCGGCCAGGACAACCTGCATGCCCGGGTACAGCCCGACCACTACCAGCGGCAGATCCAGCTGCTCCATGACATCGTGCCGTTCAAGACGCTTGGACTGGTCTACGAAGACACCGAAGCAGGTCGCACCTACGCAGCCATCGATAAGGTCGCCGCACTAATGCCGGCATTGGATTTCTCCGTCAAGCGTTGCGACGCACGCGCGACCGGCATCCCCATCGCCACGGCAACCCAGAACGTTCTGGCTTGCTACCAGAAGCTGTCGAGCGAAGTCGACGCCTTTTACGTCACCGAGCACCGGGGCATCACCTCGACGTCCGTCAAGCAGCTCGCCGCGCTGCTGCGCGCCGCCCGCGTGCCGAGTTTCTCGATGCAAGGCTCCGACGAGGTCAAGGCCGGCCTGTTGATGAGCCTGGCCAAGGCGGACTACTCCAGCGTAGGCATGTTCCACGCCCAGACCATTGCCCGCATTTTCAATGGGGAAAAGCCGCGCAGCATCAGCCAGGTCTGGAATGCCCCCGCCAAGATAGCCATCAATCTGGAAACGGCGCGGCGCATCGGCTTCGACCCACCGGTGGATATTCTGCTGGCGGCCGACGAGGTGTACGAAGCGGAGCACTGA
- a CDS encoding MFS transporter: MSTWFDRGKGALRKLNSRPLLGVTLACVALLCLAQGLTGLLTLSALQRQIVDATAARVEASARQSAIVIENGVRLGKPLEQYFGLRDLLDGLLEESHGVTGVAVVLKDGRLVASAGVLVPHAARLARALAFPDDEPDVQRQPSGSVRLVGDEAVSLGIPLAGSDGIVRAALVLGWSRDPAFMHALMWRNLQVLALVTAAVALALALALVLRRGERRRRERGGARARFVLPLVALLLAQGVYAGYTIGMFRDVWLDVVRHNAVVLATGLQRGLDCVLGYGLELHQLRGVDRLFSRTIHAYPLIGSIALVASDGRVLQEVDARGSVTGDAQRRFADDPGYTVSLPLGGPDASRGALALRLDGGAVAAALRDRALDAATVAVVALVVAVELLLLLAVVMNRALPSGQGRQPSADGTDVGGLTRPVMFGYLFACAMPASFLPLFARSLPAANLPLPPGLLIALPISLEMGCGLLAALMAGRLSERKGWRHAVLQGLLLSCVGFVASALAPNLAWFVSARGVVGLGYGLTWMGLQALVVSRSPPTHRGRSMAGVVAGLFAGQLSGVAVGAMLMEQLGFRAVFAIGAVLLLLPLAGVASLLRACALPSAMAASTSVPQGRRAPLGPLLRGRGFGMLLWTSVIPFSIAQVGVMSFALPLYLEAEGAAPASIGRIFMIYGVCVVYLGPLVARWVDWSGVRRPWIVLAGALGTAGLLVFRLLPDGLLAAGVALSLLALAGCFAGASQMPYMLELRAVREHGAAGAASVMRAADKLGQMLGPLLIGALSGPLGMGAAMAALGMMYLGATLWFVLARPWRQGGD; the protein is encoded by the coding sequence ATGAGTACGTGGTTCGATCGCGGAAAAGGGGCGCTGCGCAAGCTGAACTCGCGCCCATTGCTGGGCGTGACGCTGGCGTGCGTGGCGTTGCTGTGCTTGGCGCAGGGCCTGACCGGATTGTTGACGCTGAGCGCCCTGCAGCGGCAGATCGTGGACGCGACCGCCGCGCGGGTCGAGGCGAGCGCGCGGCAATCGGCGATAGTCATCGAGAACGGCGTGCGCCTGGGCAAGCCGCTGGAGCAGTACTTCGGCCTGCGCGACCTGCTGGACGGGTTGCTGGAGGAGTCCCATGGTGTCACCGGAGTAGCGGTTGTGCTGAAAGACGGCCGATTAGTGGCGTCGGCCGGAGTGTTGGTTCCGCATGCGGCGCGGCTGGCGCGCGCTTTGGCCTTTCCCGATGATGAGCCGGACGTGCAGCGCCAGCCGTCGGGCAGCGTACGCCTGGTCGGCGACGAAGCGGTTTCGCTGGGTATTCCGTTGGCCGGAAGCGACGGCATCGTGCGAGCCGCACTGGTGCTGGGCTGGTCGCGCGATCCCGCCTTCATGCATGCGCTGATGTGGCGCAACCTGCAGGTCCTGGCCTTGGTCACGGCGGCCGTTGCGCTGGCCCTGGCCCTGGCGCTGGTCCTGCGCCGCGGCGAACGGCGCAGGCGGGAGCGCGGCGGCGCCCGAGCCCGTTTCGTGCTGCCCCTGGTCGCGCTGTTGCTGGCGCAAGGCGTGTACGCGGGCTACACGATAGGCATGTTCCGGGACGTATGGCTGGACGTTGTCCGCCACAATGCCGTCGTGCTGGCCACGGGTTTGCAGCGCGGCCTGGACTGCGTATTGGGCTACGGCTTGGAACTGCACCAGTTGCGCGGCGTGGACCGGCTGTTTTCCCGCACCATACATGCCTATCCATTGATCGGCTCGATCGCGCTGGTGGCAAGCGATGGCAGGGTGCTGCAGGAAGTGGACGCGCGCGGTAGCGTCACCGGCGACGCGCAGCGGCGATTTGCGGACGACCCGGGCTACACGGTGTCGCTGCCGCTGGGCGGCCCCGACGCCAGCCGTGGCGCGCTGGCCCTGCGGCTGGACGGCGGCGCGGTCGCGGCGGCCCTGCGTGATCGCGCCCTGGACGCGGCGACGGTGGCGGTCGTGGCGCTGGTGGTGGCGGTCGAGTTGTTGCTGCTGTTGGCGGTGGTCATGAACCGGGCGTTGCCGAGCGGACAAGGTCGGCAACCGTCTGCTGACGGTACGGACGTGGGCGGATTGACGCGCCCCGTGATGTTCGGCTACCTGTTTGCCTGCGCCATGCCGGCCAGTTTCTTGCCGCTGTTCGCCCGCAGCCTGCCCGCCGCGAACCTCCCCTTGCCGCCTGGCCTTCTGATAGCCTTGCCGATCTCCCTGGAGATGGGGTGTGGGTTGCTCGCGGCCTTGATGGCGGGCAGATTGAGCGAGCGCAAGGGTTGGCGCCATGCCGTGCTGCAGGGCTTGCTGCTTTCATGTGTCGGATTCGTGGCCAGTGCGTTGGCGCCCAATCTGGCATGGTTCGTGTCGGCGCGTGGCGTCGTCGGCCTGGGATACGGCTTGACGTGGATGGGCCTGCAGGCATTGGTTGTCAGCCGCAGTCCGCCGACGCATCGCGGCCGCAGCATGGCCGGTGTGGTCGCGGGCCTGTTCGCCGGGCAGCTCTCGGGCGTCGCCGTGGGCGCAATGCTGATGGAGCAGCTCGGTTTCCGCGCCGTCTTCGCGATCGGGGCGGTCTTGCTCCTGCTGCCCTTGGCCGGCGTTGCCTCGCTGTTGCGGGCCTGCGCGCTCCCTTCCGCAATGGCCGCCTCGACCTCCGTCCCGCAGGGCAGGCGCGCGCCCTTGGGGCCCCTGTTGCGCGGGCGCGGCTTCGGCATGTTGCTGTGGACGAGCGTGATTCCTTTTTCGATAGCCCAGGTGGGCGTGATGTCGTTCGCCTTGCCCCTGTACCTGGAAGCTGAAGGGGCGGCGCCGGCGAGCATCGGGCGCATATTCATGATCTATGGGGTTTGCGTGGTCTACCTGGGGCCGCTTGTGGCCAGGTGGGTCGACTGGTCCGGCGTGCGCCGGCCGTGGATCGTGTTGGCGGGAGCGCTCGGGACCGCCGGCTTGCTGGTGTTCCGGTTGCTGCCTGACGGATTGCTCGCCGCTGGCGTGGCGCTCTCGCTGCTTGCCTTGGCCGGCTGCTTCGCGGGCGCCTCGCAAATGCCCTATATGCTGGAGTTGCGCGCTGTGCGCGAGCATGGCGCGGCGGGCGCGGCCAGCGTGATGCGCGCGGCCGACAAGCTGGGGCAGATGCTGGGGCCCTTGCTGATCGGGGCGCTGTCGGGCCCGCTCGGAATGGGCGCCGCCATGGCGGCGCTGGGGATGATGTACCTGGGCGCCACCCTGTGGTTCGTGCTGGCGCGCCCTTGGCGGCAGGGCGGCGACTAG
- the alr gene encoding alanine racemase, protein MPLASDPFDAPIPGLHACIDPIAVAHNLEVLRQRLGVGVDGPRIWATVKADAYGHGLHNVLPGLRAADGIAVRHLHEAHQCRRVGWSGPIMVYAGLTHEREAALLTLQQLHLVITDMTQLEWLPGKPLYSCAPWVWLRYIGATRLGGLDASEYRCAYARCRELQQHGALRGVGHLNHYANAASVGDLEREHADFEACIRGLPGPVSTCNSAAACVLPTMAARTDWVRPGLALYGVSPIPGRAGRDLGLRPAMTLRSTLCATQNLPAGASVGYGCTFVADQPMALGLVRCGYGDGYPHNPRASFPVQVDGVLTRTVGRISMDLMAVDLRPIPAAARGAPVVLWGSPQLPVEHIAHAAGTIAAELLTGLTARVPLMRADHAALLRGPPA, encoded by the coding sequence ATGCCCCTCGCGTCCGATCCCTTCGACGCTCCGATTCCCGGCCTCCATGCCTGCATCGACCCGATTGCGGTGGCCCACAACCTGGAAGTCCTGCGCCAACGGCTGGGCGTGGGCGTCGATGGTCCGCGCATATGGGCCACCGTCAAGGCCGATGCCTATGGGCACGGACTGCACAATGTCCTGCCGGGCCTGCGCGCCGCCGACGGCATCGCCGTCCGGCATCTGCACGAAGCCCACCAGTGCCGCCGTGTCGGCTGGAGCGGTCCCATCATGGTCTATGCCGGGCTGACCCACGAACGCGAGGCCGCGCTCCTGACGCTGCAACAGCTGCACCTGGTCATTACCGACATGACGCAACTCGAATGGCTGCCAGGCAAGCCCTTGTATTCGTGCGCGCCCTGGGTATGGCTGCGCTACATCGGCGCCACGCGGCTGGGCGGGCTGGACGCCAGCGAGTATCGGTGCGCCTATGCGCGCTGCCGTGAGCTGCAGCAGCATGGCGCGCTGCGTGGCGTGGGCCATCTGAACCACTACGCGAACGCCGCCAGCGTCGGCGATCTCGAACGCGAGCACGCCGATTTCGAGGCCTGCATCCGGGGTCTGCCGGGGCCGGTTTCCACCTGCAATTCGGCGGCCGCCTGTGTCCTGCCGACGATGGCGGCGCGAACCGACTGGGTCCGCCCCGGTCTGGCACTGTATGGCGTAAGCCCCATTCCGGGCCGCGCCGGGCGCGACCTGGGCCTGCGCCCCGCCATGACCTTGCGCAGCACATTGTGCGCGACGCAGAACCTGCCTGCCGGCGCCTCGGTCGGCTATGGTTGCACGTTCGTGGCCGACCAGCCGATGGCGCTGGGGTTGGTGCGTTGCGGGTACGGCGACGGCTACCCGCACAATCCACGAGCCAGCTTCCCTGTCCAGGTGGACGGCGTGCTGACACGGACGGTGGGCAGGATTTCGATGGACCTGATGGCTGTCGATCTGCGGCCGATCCCCGCCGCGGCCCGGGGCGCGCCTGTCGTGCTGTGGGGCTCGCCGCAGCTGCCGGTCGAACACATCGCGCACGCGGCGGGCACCATCGCCGCCGAGTTGCTCACCGGGCTGACGGCGCGCGTGCCCCTGATGCGAGCCGACCACGCGGCGCTGCTGCGCGGGCCCCCTGCCTAG
- a CDS encoding STAS domain-containing protein — protein sequence MKLTMDKMDGMLIACLQGVVNSANAEQLEAELAAQVDKGERRVVLDLGRLDYISSAGLRVVLLVAKQLRQVQGELVLCELKPHVREVFEISGFLTIFPVANSREAAAAAFMTALPR from the coding sequence ATGAAGTTGACGATGGACAAGATGGACGGCATGTTGATTGCATGCCTGCAAGGCGTGGTGAACAGCGCGAACGCGGAACAGCTCGAAGCCGAGCTGGCGGCGCAGGTCGACAAGGGCGAGCGCCGTGTCGTGCTGGATTTGGGGCGGCTTGACTACATTTCCAGCGCGGGGCTGCGCGTGGTGTTGCTGGTGGCCAAGCAACTGCGGCAGGTCCAGGGCGAACTGGTGCTGTGCGAACTGAAGCCGCACGTGCGAGAAGTATTCGAGATCAGCGGTTTTCTCACCATATTCCCGGTGGCGAATTCGCGAGAGGCCGCTGCCGCCGCCTTCATGACGGCCTTGCCCCGCTAG
- a CDS encoding ATP-binding protein, translating to MSSKTDTLELSVTATTATDALYWLEHIALRDRWSARLRFTLTLCADEALNNIVSHAFTPGHPAAIHLTLRQTRREVSLHIADNGAAYDPTQALSPPLARSLDDAQPGGHGLRLMRHFMHALSYQRRDGWNHLTLTSHSAPES from the coding sequence ATGTCAAGCAAAACCGATACGCTGGAGCTGTCCGTCACCGCCACTACGGCAACCGACGCGCTGTACTGGCTGGAACACATCGCCCTGCGCGACCGCTGGTCCGCCCGCCTGCGCTTCACACTGACACTGTGCGCCGACGAGGCGCTGAACAACATCGTGTCCCATGCGTTCACGCCCGGCCACCCGGCCGCGATACACCTGACGCTACGTCAGACACGACGGGAAGTCAGCCTGCACATTGCCGACAACGGCGCCGCCTACGACCCCACGCAGGCTCTTTCCCCCCCTCTGGCCCGCAGCCTGGACGACGCGCAACCGGGCGGGCACGGCCTGCGGCTGATGCGCCACTTCATGCACGCGCTCAGCTACCAGCGCCGCGACGGATGGAACCATCTCACCCTGACATCACACTCAGCGCCTGAATCCTGA
- a CDS encoding phospholipase D-like domain-containing protein, whose product MDPLEQLLRDYWPHIVFAISVVAGTGAAVHAAMTKQDVRAAIAWVGVALFSPLFGALLYFVAGINRIRRSLVSQQHDDAMLAYTGHPDAQVEDVVPCSGPQFASLRVLGDQVSRFRLLGGNQVRPLAGGDEAYPAMMQAIREARVSIAMQSYIFDCDPIGREMAQALVEAQQRGVQVRVLIDAIGSKYSRPPIVRTLVRGGVRTARFMTNPLGVMRMPYANLRSHRKILVVDGHVGFTGGMNIRAAFVTALAGKAANGDTHFRLEGPVVAQLMAVFAHDWNFTTRESLEGPTWFPPAPERAPGSVPMRCVASGPDSALGSTHKMLLGALAVAQRHVRIQSPYFLPDQTLIGALGTAARRGIKVDIVIPGSNNLRLVNYAMSAQLDQVIRTGCRVWRSAGAFDHSKLLTVDDAWSYVGSSNMDPRSLRLNFELDTEIYDRELAGWIGQRIDAQIRHARQETLQALNAQPFIKRLRNKVIWLATPYL is encoded by the coding sequence ATGGACCCATTGGAACAATTGCTGCGCGACTATTGGCCGCATATCGTCTTTGCGATCAGCGTGGTCGCCGGCACCGGCGCCGCCGTGCATGCCGCCATGACCAAACAGGATGTGCGCGCCGCCATCGCCTGGGTCGGGGTCGCCCTGTTCTCGCCGCTCTTTGGCGCCCTGCTCTATTTCGTCGCCGGCATCAACCGCATCCGCCGTTCGCTGGTGTCGCAGCAGCACGACGACGCCATGCTGGCCTACACGGGCCATCCCGACGCCCAGGTCGAGGACGTGGTCCCCTGCAGCGGTCCGCAATTCGCCTCGCTGCGCGTGCTGGGCGACCAGGTCAGCCGCTTCCGCCTGCTGGGCGGCAACCAGGTGCGGCCGCTGGCCGGCGGCGACGAGGCCTATCCCGCCATGATGCAGGCGATACGCGAGGCGCGCGTCTCGATCGCCATGCAAAGCTATATCTTCGACTGCGATCCGATCGGCCGCGAAATGGCGCAGGCCCTGGTCGAGGCGCAGCAGCGCGGCGTGCAGGTGCGCGTGCTCATCGATGCCATCGGCAGCAAGTACTCCCGTCCGCCGATCGTTCGTACGCTGGTGCGCGGCGGCGTGCGCACCGCGCGCTTCATGACCAACCCGCTGGGCGTCATGCGCATGCCCTACGCCAACCTGCGCAGCCACCGCAAGATCCTGGTGGTCGACGGACATGTCGGCTTCACCGGGGGCATGAACATCCGCGCCGCCTTCGTGACGGCCCTGGCCGGCAAGGCCGCCAACGGCGATACCCACTTCCGCCTGGAAGGTCCGGTGGTGGCGCAACTGATGGCGGTTTTCGCGCACGACTGGAATTTCACGACCCGCGAATCCCTGGAAGGCCCGACCTGGTTCCCGCCGGCTCCCGAACGCGCGCCGGGCTCGGTGCCGATGCGCTGCGTGGCCTCGGGGCCGGACAGCGCCCTGGGCAGCACGCACAAGATGCTGCTGGGCGCGCTGGCGGTGGCGCAGCGCCATGTGCGGATCCAATCCCCCTATTTCCTGCCTGACCAGACGCTGATCGGCGCACTGGGGACCGCCGCGCGCCGCGGCATCAAGGTCGATATCGTGATTCCGGGCTCGAACAACCTGCGCCTGGTCAACTACGCCATGAGCGCACAACTGGACCAGGTCATCCGCACGGGCTGCCGCGTATGGCGCTCGGCCGGCGCCTTCGACCACTCGAAGCTGCTGACGGTGGACGATGCCTGGTCCTATGTGGGCTCGTCCAACATGGACCCGCGCAGCCTGCGCCTGAACTTCGAGCTGGACACCGAAATCTACGATCGTGAGCTGGCCGGCTGGATCGGGCAGCGCATCGACGCGCAGATCCGCCACGCGCGGCAGGAAACACTGCAGGCCCTGAACGCGCAGCCGTTCATCAAGCGCCTGCGCAACAAGGTGATCTGGCTGGCTACGCCATATCTCTAG